The sequence TACTTTCTTAGGTTATCCATAATGAAAAGTACTATATGTTAATGAAACTATGATATTTTGAATATTTTGACGAGAAAAATATTAGAGGGTaagtagaatttattatttttagttagtagttagtcattaatatttaaaattatagacTAAAATTATGTTGTTAAAttgctaaattaaaaaaaattgtgttaatgactaaaaatataataaaatacaataaaattctGATAATTTTTAAGCATTTATCTTTTGACAAAAAAATGACAAAGTCATGCATACAAATTTGGGATTTGTATTATGTTGCTTGAAAAGCTTAtacaattttatttcatttattatcTAACTCATTTCATACTTATTTTATTAAAATCGTTAAAATGCGTTAAATTTATTAGatcagtttatttatttatttaaatggacaaattttttactttaaaattaGATCCATTTAAAATTTGGATCAAATGACTGAACTCCATTAATCTGTCAGTTAAATGGGTGacttgtttaattttattttgcatttaaaaaaaaatttgggccaagattttttttatttggtttaaaaatCTGACtctccaattaaaaaaaatatttattgtttaagGTGTTTAATTTTAAGTGataattttttgtcaaaatattttttaaaaaataaaataaaaagataaactaGTTAATCCATTTAACTTATTGAATTGACAATAAATAATTCGAGTTGAAAAATTATGGCCCATAAATAAAATAGACTTAAAACATATCAGTTCTATTTAACCCATATATTTAGATGAATCAAATTCAAACGAATTTGAGTGGTGTATTTAATAACATTATATTTTATAAGATATGATAACAATTatataaatttgataaaataattaaaataaaaaattaaagctaTTTTTTATACTTTTGGAAAAGTAAACAAAATTAATTGTTAAGAGAAATTGTCATGCGCCTGGTTATGGAAATGCCTGGGGAAGGGGGGGGTCTATCATCATTTGTGGCAGCAGCCTTTTTTGTTTGCTTTTTCTTTAATTGtaccaaaaattaaaaattctttgATGGGAATGTTCTCCATTATTTCATGTCACCTCTGACGTCTCTAATTCTCTATCTTTTTCTCAACAAAgcattttagttttagttttgttttCTTATCACAacttaaataataattttaaatttaattaatttagatTAATTGAATGATTAAATTAAtcgtttaaataaataataaaatttgaattttattttgtacgtgtaataatttattgactaataataaattttgaaatagagNNNNNNNNNNNNNNNNNNNNNNNNNCATACCTATATAAAAATatacttaaaattaaaaataaaagggaaaataaCGATTACAAATCCCAATTCTTATTATACGCGTATAGATACAGATGTAGATTACAGTAATATACTTGAGTTTGAACAAAATATATGTTATAATAAGAtccaaataaagaaaaagaaatagggAACTACACGATGGAGATACTGAGAAGTTTGAATAGGTAAAGGTTATTGCAGGGTGTGGGTCAAAGGTCAACATTTGAAGGCTTGAATATCGCTAATTCTTTTTATATTATTCAACATACGTATACAGATTCAAAAGTTACGCTCATCATGAATTCATGATGCAACACTTGGAGGACTTCAGAATAATTCAATGGATGCAGAAGAGTTTAATGCTATGGTTTCTTGCATAACCATGCCCCACTTTTAGATTGTATTTGTTTATAGCCGCAAGATATTAAgatagaaatataaaaatataaaattatatttaatagataaaatataaataataatattatattaaaaaatattaaattaaattagatagaaaaaacaaaatagctaaaacttgctttatttagtatttattaattgtcgtaataattaataaatgctaaataagataaattataattgtttttggctgattttctttgattatcaaatatttttactGTTCTTTATGTCTTATTCTCAGTGTCTTGTCTTATCATATTCTTAGAATGCAGCCCTAATACATTGCAAATCACATTTCAGTGCTactttgtgattttaaaaaacaATCTTATATCAAAATTTCACGACATgtatcaaattcaaaccactaaagttgaaccaaaaaagaaaattatatcaTTCAAGTTGGATCAATTTGTTTAACTCAGgataactatttttttttctttttaataaaaaatcaacaTCGATTCAAATCGAGCAAAACCAAACCACGAGCTCATAcacaaattatatatatttgaaaGAACCCGTCAACTTAAATTttagaataaattattttatagttCAACTAGGAATAAACTTTCTTAGGTTAATATCAGTTAAATTGTttacaattatatttttttaatcttatatCTTGATTTCTGAATCTGACATCTTAAACCttcaaaaaataagaaataaaaaaatttaaaataaaaaagctaatattaattaattaaaagttaaTTCTCTAACTTATTCTTTATTTTAACCATTATTCAACCAACtttatctttttctatctttctctttttgttaTATTTGGTTAGTTAAAAATATATTGTGTTTGAAATTTTGTTAACTAAttattaaccaaaaaaaaaaaatctctaatTAAATCaccttttaaattctttttttttttggtttacaaAATCTCAAATCTATTGAGACAAGGAAACTAAATTCTTCTTGGTCACAATATTAtgaaacttaaaaataaaaatgtgtcCGAAATTTTAAAGCCCATTAAATTTCCATGGTTGAACAACATGGGCAAACATGGAAGCCCATAAAAAGCCCACACAAGAAAGCCCGCAAAAAACGTTAGGGTTTTCCCGCAAAACCGCAGAGGAGTATATAACGCACTCATACTGACGTGTACTACAGTTGCGGTGCAGCTCACTCTGCCCTCCCCTTTTCCAAACCTTTCCAAattccccaaaaaaaaaaaacaaaaaaataaaaaaccccaaaaaataatAACCTAACTCGGTTTCTTCGCCGCCGTCAATCTCCTTACGCCACCGCTTCCGTTCCGATATCCGGCGGCCCTATCCTTACCCTAGTCAACCCTACTACCCTATCCAAAAtccaaaaaacagaaaattattACAGAGAATCAGTCTTGAATTGTTAgggttattagttattatttcatttaaattttttgatcTGAGGTGATGGCGCAGATTCAGGTGCAGCACCAGAGCGCGGTTTCGGCTCCACCGCAGAACGGCGTCGCAGCCGCTCCTTCGCCGCCGCTGCCGGCGGGTGCTGCGAATGGGACGAACCAGTTTGTTACGACGTCGTTGTACGTCGGGGATCTGGACCCTGAGGTTGACGAGAGGCACCTCTACGATTTGTTCAACCAGGTCGGGCAAGTGGTTTCGGTTCGTGTCTGCAGTGATTTGACCACTCGCCGATCGCTCGGTTACGGTTACGTTAATTACAGTAACCCTCAGGATGGTTAGTTCTCTCGTACACACAATTCGTTTTGTTGTTTTATTTGTTGGAAACGCTAATTGAATATGGCTTTTGGGGTTGAATAATGAATATCTTTGGTGTGATTGGGTTAGccgtgaaaaatattttttttttcggtaaTTGATTAtaggtttattttttttaaggtaGCGTGTTTGGATTGTGTTAAAAAAATTGCCTTTTAATCACGTTATTAAAGGGGGAAACAGGTCTGCTGCTTTTTggtaaatttcaaaataaaatgtgATGATAATTTGTAGGTTTTATTTAGCGTTGACGTTGTAAAAATAGCTAGTTGAATGTTTATATGAATTCATCAAGTGTATTTTATTAATAGCTTTTTAGACAAAGAAGCTGCTTTGTGAATAGAGACTTAATGTGCCTTAATATTTGGGTTAATGTATTTTCACCTTCAAAAGGGAATAAACGCAATAGTTTATTGtcatcttttaaaaaataaaactatttATACTGAATTTCCTATTACTGGACATGCTTTGGGCGTAACTAAGTTTGTGTTTCCAATGatttatagctcaaatgacatagtctcccaaatgacatagtctcccgaTACTCATCTAAGatgttgcgggttcgagtctccctaTCTTCGGTAAAAAATACTAAGTTTGTGTCTTGTGCGCTTttgttttattcattttttacAGCTGCACGAGCAATAGATGTACTGAATTTCACTCCACTGAACAACAAGCCCATTAGGATCATGTATTCTCATCGGGATCCTAGCATTCGCAAGAGTGGGACTGCAAACATTTTTATCAAGGTGACTTTCGTTATTTgattagaaaaaagaaaatcagtGATCATTCTTTTGAAGAATAAATAGTTTCTGAAAATTAATCAAAACCAAACATTTGCATATTCTTGGaattagtatatatataaaatatacaatataatagtagttgaaaaaaaaaattaaaaaattNNNNNNNNNNNNNNNNNNNNNNNNNNNNNNNNNNNNNNNNNNNNNNNNNNNNNNNNNNNNNNNNNNNNNNNNNNNNNNNNNNNNNNNNNNNNNNNNNNNNNNNNNNNNNNNNNNNNNNNNNNNNNNNNNNNNNNNNNNNNNNNNNNNNNNNNNNNNNNNNNNNNNNNNNNNNNNNNNNNNNNNNNNNNNNNNGGTTGGGATTGTTCGTGACTATATCAGGATTGGGGCACAATGCAATGGAGGAAGGGGGTTGGTGTGAAACTAGGATAAATATCTAGGAACAAGATTGAATAAAGAAATTTGGGTAGTAAACAGTAAGCGGTTATCATAATCATTCAACTGTGAAGCTTCCTGTTCTCTTAATTAGTGCCTCTTAATGAGCTGTGGCTCGTTAATTAAGTTTTGGTTATCTATTGTTTCTGTGtcgtattttatttttgaatcttaTAATTTCCTGATTTTTGATGTGCAGAATTTGGATAAGGCAATTGATCACAAAGCTTTACAtgatactttttcttcttttggacATATTCTTTCTTGCAAAATAGCGACTGATGCTTCTGGCCAGTCAAAAGGCTACGGTTTTGTTCAATTCGACACCGAGGAGTCTGCACAGAATGCAATCGATAAGTTAAATGGCATGCTGATCAATGATAAGCAGGTCTATGTGGGTCATTTCTTACGTAAGCAAGATAGAGATAATGCTTTGGGTAAGACGACATTCAATAATGTCTATGTGAAAAACCTGTCTGAGTCGGTGACAGATGATGACTTGAAGAAAATTTTTGGAGAGTATGGGACAATCACTAGTGCTGTAGTAATGAGAGATGCAGATGGTAAATCAAAGTGTTTTGGGTTTGTTAATTTTGAAAACCCAGAAGATGCTGCCAAAGCTGTTGAGTCACTCAATGGAAAGAAAATTGATGACAAGGAGTGGTATGTTGGAAAAGCCCAGAAAAAATCTGAGCGAGAGAATGAGCTGAGAAGACGGTTTGAGCAAACTGTTAAAGAATCTGTTGATAAATACCAAGGTGTGAACTTGTATCTCAAGAACTTGGATGATACCATCAATGATGAAAAGCTAAGAGAACTCTTCTCCGAGTTTGGTTCAATAACCTCTTGCAAGGTGTGCCAGTAGGAAATGTTCTCCTTGAAGCTTATTTGTCTTATCCATCTTGTTGGCAGCGAGAATTTATTGATGTATTTTATGCAGGTTATGCGCGATCCAAATGGAATCAGTAGAGGATCAGGATTTGTTTCATTTTCAACTCCTGAGGAAGCATCTCGAGCTGTAAGTATCAAGCTATTTGTTGTTATTCTTTTGTATCTTTTATATGGCGAATTCTTTTCAAATCTGTTGGTACATGTAGCTTACGGAGATGAATGGTAAAATGATTGCTGGGAAGCCTCTGTACGTTGCCCTTGCTCagagaaaggaagagagaagagCTAGGTTACAGGTAACGGTATATCAGTAGTTATTTTTATGCTTTAAGAATACACTGATGAGATGCAATTATTCTCCTTTTTTGGCCATTAAATGGTGATTATTTCGTATACTTCTCTGTTAATTTCAATGTTGTTAGATTGGTAAAGGTAGATAAATTTGTAGAAAAAGTCATCTTGAGAGTTTGATGTTTTGGTTCTTCAGAGCACGTAGATgagattgttggcttggatgcgtGAGTCTGtataataaaagataaattatTTTTGGATGTGTTAGTGAGGAAATAAAAGTTGTACATAATTGTTCATCTGTTGTTTGAATATGACCAAAAAGACCAGTAGGATCCCTGATATTatcaaattaaagagcatgtaGAACTAAATGGCTTCAGTAGATATGCTTAATTTATTTGATTCATTTCATGTATGTATTGATCCCCCCTTAAAAGTTGTTGCAAGCTTTGGTGACGAGTGTTTTCCTTTAAGCTTGGATTTGGCACGGTGTTCCATATTCAGTTATTTTCTGATCACTGCATTACTGTAATTTTGATTTCTTGAAGGCACAATTTTCACAAATGAGGCCTGTTGCGATGACACCTTCTGTTGCACCACGGATGCCACTTTATCCTCCTGGTGCTCCTGGTTTAGGGCAACAATTTTTGTACGGGCAAGGACCCCCAGCCATGATTCCCCCACAGGTAATTCCTTACAAGTTACAAGTTGTATATTCCTCTTTTGATATCATGTAATAGAAAATTTCTTTGTTGAAATTCATAACTTGAATTAATGTAGAGATGGAATTTAATATTGGCTTCGAAATTATTCGTATTCGAGTTTATTCACTTTGTTGTGCTCAAGGGGATACTGTCATGTAGTATTACTGTAGGAAATGTGTTTTGTTTAAACTCTAGTTTCAGGAATGACAGTTAATCATTGGTCTTTTGTAATAAATACAGGCTGGATTTGGCTACcagcagcaacttgttcctgGGATGAGGCCCGGTGGTGCTCCAATGCCTAGCTTCTTTGTTCCAATGGTTCAGCAGGGTCAGCGCCCAGGTGGACGACGAGNNNNNAGGAGCTGGTCCTGTGCAACAACCTCAGCAGACAGTGCCAATGATGCAGCAACAGGTTTGCTTTAGCTGAACTAAACAAGTTTTTCTAAAACAAGCTTGCTGTTttatataacttatttttctCTATCAATTTGtttcctcagttgcttccaaggGGACGCTATATGCGTTACCCTCCTGGGGGTCGCAATATGCAAGATGTTCCACTCCCAGGGGTTGCTGGAGGAATGTTGTCAGTCCCCTATGACATAGGTGGTCTTCCAATCCGCGATGGTGTAGGGCAGCCAGTTGGAATTCAGGCCTTGGCTACTGCTCTTGCAAATGCTCCTCCGGAACAGCAGAGGACTGTAAGTCCGATTTCCTGCAGCAGTGCAACTTCTTTAGCACATTTGTTTGGAATTCTTAGTTGCATGTGCACAATTCTTATGGTTATACTAATTATTTCACACaaccaagaaaagaaaaactaatTATTTCTCGTGAATGTTCCTAGATGCTTGGTGAAGCTTTGTACCCGCTAGTGGACCAGCTGGAGCATGATGCAGCTGCTAAAGTTACAGGCATGCTATTGGAGATGGATCAGCCAGAGGTATTGCACCTGATTGAATCACCAGATGCTCTCAAGGCGAAAGTTGCCGAAGCAATGGATGTGTTGAGAAATGTTTCTCAACAAGCCAACGCCCCTGCTGATCAACTAGCCTCACTCTCCTTGAATGAGAATCTTGTctcttagattttttttaattcagtTTACTTTAGGCAATAAACCCTACACTGGTCATCACTATCTGCTTTTGTTCCAGTTTTAAGGTCTTAGATTGGTGATTTCGGTCAGTACTAAGGAATCTTTTCATGTTCTTTGCAGTTTTTTGTCTCTGGCTTGTTTCTAGGATTAGCAAACTTGCTGGATTATTTAGTTTTTGGATTTATTTATGGGTTGTCTTGTTTGTGGATTTATATTTATATCAGTTGTACTGGATTGTTTGAAGGTGTTGTGTTAATTTTTGTTTTCGATTAATTGCTCCGCTCTATTTCAGTGTTAACTGTGAATTTTGACAGTTCAAGGCACGAGATAGATACATTGTAGGCGTCTTTCATTGAAAGAAAGAATTTCGTTTCCGATAAAACTTTTTTTGGGCTCATGACCTGAGTGTCATAGAAATAATGAATTAAATTGTCAGAGATGCCTAATAGAGTAATAATAAAAGTGGAAAATATTTTACACAAACAAAACATGACCCCGAGGAAGAATGTCCATGGGATCAAAGTCTTGATCATTTTCCTGTGAAACATTGTGGCTTCTTAAGGCTATGTAAAACAAAGCAATGTTTCTACGTCAATGCAATACAATACACCAGCTCGGAATTGAAATAACATGCAATAGGGAAGGGCACAGCTTAAGCAGGGTTTGTGATCCTTTCTCAACAGAGTAGGTTGATGACCAATGCAGATTGCAAACTACTTGATGTAGTTGAAGGCCATAAAGAAAATCTAGTGTGGGTACAAATGTTACTTCACTTTTAAAGTGTAACatcattttgatttttgaataagaGAGTCTCCTGTTTCAAATAGATTTGATAAgctatttaatgtataaaaaatCTCTAAAATTAAGAGATTGAAAAAGTGATAAAGTAAAAAATTAGTtactattaaatttataatttctatcatttataaatatttttattggttAAACATTTATTTTCTTACTTTATTAATCTTTTCCCCTTAGAGGAAGTGAGGAACATCATAAATTTGGATTCTCTagattttgaactttattttagATAGTAAAATGTGATTTTTCACTATTTATTGATTTTTCACTATTTATTTCATAGATGAGACAAAAAAGAATATGTGAGAGAAATTATTCAAAGataaaaaatcacactttatcctctaaagtgaaaattcaaaatttagaggatccaaatttaaCATCCATTTAGCGCTTGCCTAAGATCAAGGTTGTCGGATCTACCAGCTCTCTTATACGGTTATACCCTTCTCTTTTTGGGGCAAGAGCTAGGCTTCATCTTGTGGACATTGGCCAAGGGAACAGGTAATTAGACTCTCCTCGGTGGTGAGTTTTCCCATGTAGGCTGTAGCATCATCCTATATTAATTTGATGTCacgttttttattaaattttacgAGTTTTTATTATTGCCACTATAAGAGAATTTTACAtacataattaattatatattaatacAGCAATAA is a genomic window of Arachis ipaensis cultivar K30076 chromosome B06, Araip1.1, whole genome shotgun sequence containing:
- the LOC107605652 gene encoding LOW QUALITY PROTEIN: polyadenylate-binding protein 2-like (The sequence of the model RefSeq protein was modified relative to this genomic sequence to represent the inferred CDS: deleted 1 base in 1 codon) — protein: MAQIQVQHQSAVSAPPQNGVAAAPSPPLPAGAANGTNQFVTTSLYVGDLDPEVDERHLYDLFNQVGQVVSVRVCSDLTTRRSLGYGYVNYSNPQDAARAIDVLNFTPLNNKPIRIMYSHRDPSIRKSGTANIFIKNLDKAIDHKALHDTFSSFGHILSCKIATDASGQSKGYGFVQFDTEESAQNAIDKLNGMLINDKQVYVGHFLRKQDRDNALGKTTFNNVYVKNLSESVTDDDLKKIFGEYGTITSAVVMRDADGKSKCFGFVNFENPEDAAKAVESLNGKKIDDKEWYVGKAQKKSERENELRRRFEQTVKESVDKYQGVNLYLKNLDDTINDEKLRELFSEFGSITSCKVMRDPNGISRGSGFVSFSTPEEASRALTEMNGKMIAGKPLYVALAQRKEERRARLQAQFSQMRPVAMTPSVAPRMPLYPPGAPGLGQQFLYGQGPPAMIPPQAGFGYQQQLVPGMRPGGAPMPSFFVPMVQQGQRPGGRRXXGAGPVQQPQQTVPMMQQQLLPRGRYMRYPPGGRNMQDVPLPGVAGGMLSVPYDIGGLPIRDGVGQPVGIQALATALANAPPEQQRTMLGEALYPLVDQLEHDAAAKVTGMLLEMDQPEVLHLIESPDALKAKVAEAMDVLRNVSQQANAPADQLASLSLNENLVS